A window of the Natrinema salifodinae genome harbors these coding sequences:
- a CDS encoding DUF7547 family protein, with translation MADDRDDELADAVRDLARTIDELRRELDGQETRRRPPLRPPTPRELLRFTDEVALPAVLAVLETSVRALEAFQRALRIARTEREARERTTAAADATGERASELRETTLAQLETVLSELQRAATEGGLPADDRARDLLSEARELRDDVDRRLRDATDRETGTRSTATDRSAAAGDDPVEIDIEDGAPPDSDTDAATGADDDTDPDPSVDVDAELETLRDRYGPDEDTAEDEPGDSSERTGDDDDDSNDGGDGDDEPGSTGSETGGTGSGPR, from the coding sequence ATGGCCGACGACCGCGACGACGAACTCGCCGACGCCGTCCGTGACCTGGCGCGGACAATCGACGAGTTACGACGGGAACTCGACGGACAGGAGACGCGCCGCCGGCCGCCGCTGCGACCGCCGACGCCGCGGGAGCTGCTGCGCTTTACCGACGAGGTCGCGCTCCCCGCCGTCCTGGCCGTCCTCGAGACCAGCGTCCGCGCGCTCGAAGCCTTCCAGCGGGCGCTCCGGATCGCCCGGACCGAACGGGAGGCCCGCGAGCGGACGACGGCGGCCGCCGACGCGACCGGCGAGCGTGCGAGCGAACTCCGAGAGACGACGCTCGCACAGCTCGAGACGGTGCTCTCGGAACTCCAGCGGGCCGCCACGGAGGGCGGATTGCCGGCCGACGACCGCGCCCGCGACCTCCTCTCGGAGGCGCGTGAGCTCCGAGACGATGTGGATCGGCGCCTCCGGGACGCCACCGACCGCGAGACCGGGACTCGATCGACGGCGACGGACCGATCGGCGGCCGCCGGAGACGACCCCGTCGAGATCGACATCGAAGACGGAGCACCGCCCGATTCCGATACGGACGCGGCCACCGGCGCCGACGACGATACCGACCCCGACCCGTCCGTCGACGTCGACGCCGAACTCGAGACGCTCCGGGACCGGTACGGCCCCGACGAAGACACCGCGGAAGACGAACCCGGCGACTCGAGCGAGCGGACCGGCGACGATGACGACGACAGCAATGATGGCGGTGACGGCGATGACGAACCGGGTTCCACTGGGTCCGAAACAGGCGGTACGGGATCCGGTCCTCGATAA
- a CDS encoding DUF7504 family protein produces MEDEGGRSAPVRASVTRALGTLKREGCNVLLVGSEATSAHETVCRQFLGASAAEAPFRLFVRAVGQRETDQASCGPVDESETDRVQTIECASATLDPTTASAIGALGIEIVEAIDAFADSAAGGNSDGGLEPASLRVCVDSLGPLLEAYDAEAVFRLLHVTTTRVDQADGIGHYHLPIAPDHDAVSLLEPLFDAVVTVRTRDGADEQRWSLQEADAPTDWLAVSAGQRS; encoded by the coding sequence ATGGAAGACGAGGGAGGGCGATCCGCACCGGTGCGTGCGTCGGTCACGCGGGCGTTGGGCACGCTCAAGCGGGAGGGATGTAACGTGTTGCTCGTCGGGTCGGAGGCGACGAGCGCACACGAAACGGTCTGTCGGCAGTTCCTGGGCGCATCGGCAGCTGAGGCGCCGTTTCGACTGTTCGTCAGGGCAGTAGGGCAACGCGAGACCGACCAGGCTTCCTGCGGACCGGTTGACGAAAGCGAGACCGATCGCGTCCAAACGATCGAGTGCGCGAGCGCGACGCTCGATCCGACTACGGCGTCAGCGATCGGCGCGCTCGGGATCGAGATCGTCGAGGCGATCGATGCGTTCGCCGATTCGGCCGCCGGCGGCAACAGCGACGGCGGTCTCGAGCCCGCGTCGCTTCGCGTCTGCGTCGACTCGCTAGGGCCGCTTCTCGAGGCGTACGACGCCGAGGCGGTGTTCCGGCTGCTCCACGTGACGACGACGCGGGTCGACCAGGCCGACGGCATCGGCCACTATCACCTGCCGATCGCACCCGACCACGACGCCGTCTCCCTGCTGGAACCGTTGTTCGATGCAGTCGTCACGGTGCGAACCCGAGACGGCGCCGACGAACAGCGGTGGTCCCTTCAGGAGGCGGACGCACCCACCGACTGGCTGGCGGTCTCGGCCGGGCAGCGCTCGTAG
- a CDS encoding ribonuclease H-like domain-containing protein — translation MRIENSFIPVRGVGEATERKLWANGVTHWDEFDGSVVGPTLSDRIESFIDEGRSHLERGDVSVFAEALPASSRWRCYENVSDEACFLDIETTGLDASCSDVTTVSLHRDGETKTFVKDRDLTSDRLERELDESALLVTFNGQRFDVPFLETCFDVDVDLPHVDLMYSCKKLGLDGGLKAIERDLGIDRDMPDISGRDAVRLWREYEAGDDAALETLVEYNRADTVNLEPLMELVVDRLHDQVFAAATADD, via the coding sequence GTGCGAATCGAGAACAGCTTCATTCCCGTCCGCGGCGTCGGGGAAGCCACCGAACGGAAGCTCTGGGCGAACGGCGTTACCCACTGGGACGAGTTCGACGGCAGCGTCGTCGGCCCGACGCTTTCCGACCGGATCGAGTCCTTCATCGACGAGGGGCGGTCCCACCTCGAGCGCGGCGATGTCTCCGTCTTCGCGGAGGCGCTGCCGGCCTCGAGCCGCTGGCGGTGCTACGAGAACGTCAGTGACGAGGCCTGCTTCTTGGACATCGAGACGACCGGCCTCGACGCCTCCTGCAGCGACGTGACGACCGTCAGCCTCCACCGCGACGGCGAGACGAAGACGTTCGTCAAGGACCGCGACCTCACAAGCGACCGCCTCGAGCGGGAACTCGACGAGTCGGCCCTGCTCGTCACGTTCAACGGCCAGCGGTTCGACGTCCCGTTCCTCGAGACCTGTTTCGACGTCGACGTCGACCTGCCCCACGTCGATCTCATGTATTCCTGCAAGAAACTGGGGCTCGACGGCGGTCTAAAGGCGATCGAACGCGATCTCGGCATCGACCGCGATATGCCCGATATCAGCGGCCGAGACGCCGTCCGCCTCTGGCGCGAGTACGAGGCCGGCGACGACGCCGCCCTGGAGACGCTCGTCGAGTACAACCGCGCCGACACGGTAAATCTCGAACCGCTGATGGAACTCGTCGTGGACCGGCTCCACGACCAGGTCTTCGCGGCGGCGACGGCCGACGACTGA
- a CDS encoding HalOD1 output domain-containing protein, protein MLLSVDRSDVTGGQSVSFDVIAAVAEREGVDPTELEPPEYQALYDVVNPEALDALFSNRVNGRQRPTGHVEFPFCGYHVVVTSDGDVEVSDLE, encoded by the coding sequence ATGCTACTCTCAGTGGATCGTTCGGATGTGACAGGCGGGCAGTCAGTAAGTTTCGACGTCATCGCTGCCGTCGCCGAGCGCGAAGGGGTGGATCCGACGGAACTCGAGCCGCCGGAGTACCAGGCGCTCTACGACGTCGTCAACCCCGAAGCGCTCGATGCACTCTTCTCGAACCGCGTCAACGGTCGACAGCGACCGACCGGCCACGTCGAATTCCCCTTCTGTGGTTACCACGTCGTCGTCACGAGCGACGGCGACGTCGAAGTCTCCGACCTCGAGTAA
- a CDS encoding cation:proton antiporter, whose amino-acid sequence MALELYNVGLIVIGVALFGVAVLPRFVSDRAISMPVFFVALGMLLFGLPIGLPAPDPLEQGTTTEHLAELGVIIALMGVGLKIDRPPGLRAWASTWRLLVITMPLSIAGAALLGWWTGLVVPTAVLLGACIAPTDPVLASEVQVGGPGMGSEAESLEEAAGQQDEVRFALTSEAGLNDGLAFPFTNLAIALALVGLAPANWAGEWLIVDVGYRIVVGVTVGLVLGYVTARAVFASSPWGETPLAASVEGLEAIAGTLLVYGATELVGGYGFIAVFVAALTIRHYERSHEYNESLHEISELAEQVMMAIIMLFFGGAIVGGLLEPLTRQALVAAVAIVFLIRPLAGLIGFLGFERDPVERATVAFFGVRGIGSFYYLAHGLNEAAFPDADILWATVGAVVLISIVVHGITATPAIRWLEARAEAS is encoded by the coding sequence ATGGCCCTCGAGCTGTACAACGTCGGCCTGATCGTGATCGGCGTCGCGCTGTTCGGCGTCGCCGTGCTCCCCCGGTTCGTCTCAGACCGGGCGATTTCGATGCCCGTCTTCTTCGTCGCGCTCGGCATGCTGCTGTTCGGGCTGCCGATCGGTCTCCCCGCGCCCGACCCGCTCGAACAGGGGACGACGACCGAGCACCTCGCTGAACTGGGCGTCATCATCGCCCTAATGGGCGTCGGACTGAAGATCGATCGCCCGCCGGGACTGCGCGCCTGGGCGTCGACCTGGCGACTGCTGGTGATCACGATGCCGCTCTCGATCGCCGGAGCGGCGCTGCTGGGCTGGTGGACCGGCCTAGTCGTTCCGACGGCGGTCTTGCTGGGCGCGTGTATCGCGCCGACTGACCCGGTGCTGGCGTCGGAGGTCCAGGTCGGCGGCCCGGGGATGGGAAGCGAAGCGGAGTCCTTAGAGGAGGCAGCCGGACAGCAGGACGAAGTCCGGTTCGCGCTCACCTCCGAGGCGGGGTTAAACGACGGGCTCGCCTTTCCGTTTACGAACCTGGCGATCGCGCTCGCCCTCGTCGGGCTCGCGCCCGCCAACTGGGCCGGCGAGTGGCTCATCGTCGACGTCGGCTACCGGATCGTCGTCGGCGTGACCGTCGGCCTCGTCCTCGGCTACGTGACCGCCAGGGCCGTCTTCGCCTCGAGTCCCTGGGGCGAGACCCCGCTGGCGGCGTCCGTCGAGGGGCTCGAAGCCATCGCGGGCACGCTACTCGTCTACGGGGCGACCGAACTCGTCGGCGGCTACGGGTTCATCGCGGTCTTCGTCGCCGCGCTGACGATCCGCCACTACGAGCGCTCTCACGAATACAACGAGTCGCTCCACGAGATCAGCGAACTCGCCGAGCAGGTGATGATGGCGATCATCATGCTGTTTTTCGGCGGCGCGATCGTCGGCGGCCTCCTCGAGCCGCTGACCCGCCAGGCGCTCGTCGCGGCGGTCGCGATCGTGTTCCTCATCCGGCCGCTCGCCGGACTGATCGGCTTCCTCGGGTTCGAACGCGACCCCGTCGAGCGGGCGACGGTGGCCTTCTTCGGCGTGCGCGGCATCGGGTCGTTCTACTACCTCGCTCACGGGCTGAACGAGGCGGCGTTTCCCGACGCCGACATCCTGTGGGCCACCGTCGGCGCCGTTGTCCTCATTTCGATCGTCGTCCACGGCATCACCGCCACACCCGCTATCCGCTGGCTCGAAGCGCGGGCGGAGGCGTCGTAG
- a CDS encoding DUF7577 domain-containing protein: protein MTPRSRSSDEPVTCRVCGTKNKHLYTYCRNCLGQLPARPDSRR, encoded by the coding sequence ATGACTCCCCGTTCTCGCTCGTCGGACGAACCGGTCACGTGCCGGGTGTGTGGCACGAAAAACAAGCATCTCTACACCTACTGCCGGAACTGTCTCGGCCAGCTTCCCGCGCGACCCGATTCCAGACGGTAG
- a CDS encoding acetyl-CoA carboxylase biotin carboxylase subunit yields MFRKVLVANRGEIAVRVMRACEELNIGTVAIYSEADTDSGHVRYADEAYNVGPARAADSYLDHEAVIEAARKADADAIHPGYGFLAENAEFAGKVEEAEGITWIGPSSDAMESLGEKTKARTIMSEADVPIVPGTTDPVTEPEEVKAFGEEHGYPIAIKAEGGGGGRGMKVVWDESEVEDQLESAKREGEAYFDNDSVYLERYLEQPRHIEVQILADEHGNVRHLGERDCSLQRRHQKVIEEGPSAALTDELREKIGEAARRGVAAADYTNAGTVEFLVEEEPGRDGPLGPDANFYFLEVNTRIQVEHTVTEEITGYDIVKRQIRVAAGEEIDFDQDDVEIDGHAIEFRINAENAAEDFAPATGGRLETYDPPGGIGVRLDDALRQGDELVTDYDSMIAKLVVWGEDRDECIERSLRALREYQIEGIPTIIPFHRLMLTDEEFVRSTHTTKYLDEELDETRIEEAQEQWGGDTGNGAGEDEESVEREFTVEVNGKRFEVELEEHGAPAIPTGDVEAGGGQASPPQPAGGSSDGGADLQGEGETVDAEMQGTILGVEVEEGDEVAAGDVLVVLEAMKMENDIVASHGGTVTQIAVAEGESVDMGDTLVVLE; encoded by the coding sequence ATGTTCAGGAAGGTTCTCGTCGCGAACCGAGGGGAGATCGCCGTCCGAGTCATGCGGGCGTGCGAGGAGTTGAACATCGGAACCGTCGCCATCTACTCCGAGGCCGACACGGATTCGGGGCACGTGCGTTACGCCGACGAGGCGTACAACGTGGGACCTGCCCGCGCGGCCGACTCGTATCTCGATCACGAGGCCGTCATCGAGGCCGCGCGCAAGGCCGACGCCGACGCCATCCACCCCGGCTACGGCTTCCTCGCGGAGAACGCCGAGTTCGCGGGTAAGGTCGAGGAGGCCGAGGGAATCACCTGGATCGGCCCGTCCAGCGACGCGATGGAGTCGCTGGGCGAGAAGACCAAGGCCCGCACGATCATGAGCGAGGCCGACGTGCCGATCGTCCCCGGAACGACCGATCCAGTCACCGAGCCCGAGGAGGTCAAGGCCTTCGGCGAGGAACACGGCTACCCGATCGCCATCAAAGCCGAGGGCGGCGGCGGCGGCCGCGGGATGAAGGTCGTCTGGGACGAGAGCGAAGTCGAAGACCAACTCGAGAGCGCCAAGCGCGAGGGCGAGGCCTACTTCGACAACGACTCGGTCTACCTCGAGCGCTACCTCGAACAGCCACGTCACATCGAGGTCCAGATCCTCGCCGACGAGCACGGCAACGTCCGCCACCTCGGCGAGCGCGACTGCTCGCTCCAGCGCCGCCACCAGAAGGTCATCGAGGAAGGGCCGTCGGCTGCGCTGACCGACGAACTCCGCGAGAAGATCGGCGAGGCCGCCCGCCGCGGGGTCGCGGCCGCCGACTACACCAACGCCGGCACCGTCGAGTTCCTCGTCGAGGAAGAGCCCGGCCGCGACGGCCCGCTCGGTCCGGACGCGAATTTCTACTTCCTCGAGGTCAACACGCGCATCCAGGTCGAGCACACGGTTACAGAGGAGATCACCGGCTACGACATCGTCAAGCGCCAGATCCGGGTCGCCGCCGGCGAGGAGATCGACTTCGATCAGGACGACGTCGAAATCGACGGCCACGCGATAGAGTTCCGCATCAACGCCGAGAACGCCGCCGAGGACTTCGCGCCCGCGACCGGCGGCCGGCTCGAAACCTACGACCCGCCAGGCGGGATCGGCGTCCGGCTGGACGACGCGCTCCGACAGGGCGACGAGCTCGTCACCGACTATGACTCGATGATCGCCAAGCTGGTCGTCTGGGGCGAGGACCGCGACGAGTGCATCGAGCGCTCCCTGCGGGCCCTGCGGGAGTACCAGATCGAGGGCATCCCGACGATCATCCCGTTCCACCGGCTGATGCTCACCGACGAGGAGTTCGTCCGGAGCACTCACACCACGAAGTACCTCGACGAGGAACTCGACGAGACCCGCATCGAGGAGGCCCAAGAGCAGTGGGGCGGCGACACCGGCAACGGCGCCGGCGAGGACGAGGAGTCGGTCGAGCGCGAGTTCACCGTCGAGGTCAACGGCAAGCGCTTCGAGGTCGAACTCGAGGAACACGGTGCGCCCGCGATTCCGACCGGCGACGTCGAGGCTGGCGGCGGCCAGGCCAGTCCGCCCCAGCCCGCCGGCGGCTCCAGCGACGGCGGCGCCGACCTGCAGGGCGAGGGCGAGACCGTCGACGCGGAGATGCAGGGGACGATCCTCGGCGTCGAGGTCGAGGAGGGCGACGAGGTCGCCGCGGGCGACGTGCTGGTCGTCCTCGAAGCGATGAAGATGGAGAACGACATCGTCGCCTCCCACGGCGGGACCGTCACGCAGATCGCTGTCGCGGAGGGCGAGAGCGTCGACATGGGCGACACGCTGGTCGTCCTCGAGTAG
- a CDS encoding acyl-CoA carboxylase subunit beta has product MEDRIDELEEFREEARKGGGEERIEKQHDKGKMTARERIDYFLDDGTFTEFDQLRTHQTSQFGMEERKIPGDGVVTGYGEVNGRTVFVFAHDFTVFGGSLGEVFAEKICKVMDMAMEVGAPIVGLNDSAGARIQEGVKSLAGFTEIFRRNQEASGVVPQISGIMGPCAGGAVYSPSITDFIFMVKDTSHMYITGPGVTKTVTGEEVTHEELGGAVTHANKTGVAQFACESEEQALDDIKRLLSYLPQNNVEDPPRVEPWDDPDRRDEELETIVPPSPQKPYDMVDVVDSVVDQGSFFEVAENFAKELVVGFGRLDGRSVGIVANQPRVNAGTLTVDSSMKGSRFVRFCDSFNIPIVTFVDVPGYMPGTDQEHRGIIRHGAKLLYAYAEATVPLLTVITRKAYGGAYCVMASKNLGADVNYAWPTAEIAVMGPQGAVNILYRNELEEADNPDELRDELIEEYREEFANPYTATDKGFLDDVILPTETRPRLIDDLEMLQTKRESNPDKKHGNIPL; this is encoded by the coding sequence ATGGAAGACCGCATCGACGAACTCGAGGAGTTCCGCGAGGAAGCCCGCAAGGGCGGCGGCGAAGAGCGCATCGAGAAGCAACACGACAAGGGGAAGATGACCGCTCGCGAGCGGATCGACTACTTCCTCGACGATGGCACCTTCACGGAGTTCGACCAGCTCCGGACCCACCAGACGAGCCAGTTCGGGATGGAAGAGCGAAAGATTCCCGGCGACGGCGTCGTCACGGGCTACGGCGAGGTCAACGGCCGAACCGTCTTCGTCTTCGCCCACGATTTCACCGTCTTCGGCGGCTCGCTCGGCGAAGTGTTCGCCGAGAAGATCTGCAAGGTGATGGACATGGCGATGGAGGTGGGCGCTCCCATCGTCGGGCTCAACGACTCCGCCGGCGCGCGCATCCAGGAGGGCGTCAAGAGCCTGGCCGGCTTCACCGAGATCTTCCGTCGGAATCAGGAGGCCAGCGGCGTCGTCCCCCAGATTTCGGGGATCATGGGGCCCTGCGCCGGGGGTGCGGTTTACTCGCCGTCGATCACCGACTTCATCTTCATGGTGAAGGACACGAGTCACATGTACATCACCGGACCGGGCGTCACCAAGACGGTCACCGGTGAAGAGGTCACCCACGAGGAACTCGGCGGCGCGGTGACCCACGCGAACAAGACCGGCGTCGCCCAGTTCGCCTGCGAGAGCGAGGAACAGGCCCTAGACGACATCAAACGGCTGCTCTCTTATCTCCCGCAGAACAACGTCGAGGATCCGCCACGCGTCGAACCGTGGGACGATCCCGACCGCCGCGACGAGGAACTCGAGACCATCGTTCCGCCGAGCCCGCAGAAGCCCTACGACATGGTCGACGTCGTCGACAGCGTCGTCGACCAGGGCTCGTTCTTCGAGGTCGCGGAGAACTTCGCCAAGGAACTCGTCGTCGGCTTCGGTCGCCTCGACGGCCGCTCGGTCGGCATCGTCGCCAACCAGCCCCGCGTCAACGCCGGCACGCTGACCGTCGACTCCTCGATGAAGGGCTCGCGGTTCGTCCGCTTCTGTGACTCCTTTAACATCCCGATCGTCACCTTCGTCGACGTCCCCGGCTACATGCCCGGGACCGACCAGGAGCACCGCGGGATCATCCGCCACGGTGCGAAACTGCTCTACGCCTACGCCGAGGCGACCGTCCCGCTGCTGACCGTCATCACCCGGAAGGCCTACGGCGGCGCCTACTGCGTCATGGCCTCGAAGAACCTCGGCGCCGACGTCAACTACGCCTGGCCGACCGCCGAGATCGCCGTCATGGGCCCGCAGGGTGCGGTCAACATCCTCTACCGCAACGAACTCGAGGAAGCCGACAATCCCGACGAACTCCGGGACGAACTCATCGAGGAGTACCGCGAAGAGTTCGCCAACCCCTACACCGCGACGGACAAGGGCTTCCTCGACGACGTCATCCTGCCGACGGAGACCCGGCCGCGGCTGATCGACGACCTGGAGATGCTCCAGACCAAGCGCGAGTCGAACCCGGACAAGAAACACGGCAACATCCCGCTGTAG